The Sulfitobacter sp. SK011 genome has a window encoding:
- a CDS encoding amino acid ABC transporter substrate-binding protein — protein sequence MKKSVIFGALTVAGLAAGAAAAGTIDDVKARGKLNCGVTTGLVGFAAPDANGVWDGFDVAVCRAVAAAVLNDPTAVEFIPTTGKTRFTALASGEIDMLARNTTWTFSRDVDLKFDFIGVNYYDGQGFMVPKALGVSSAKDLDGATVCIQTGTTTELNLADFFRANNISYEPVPIETNAEGQQQYLAGACDTYTTDASGLAATRATFENPGDHVLLPEIISKEPLGPLVRHGDNEWGDVVRWTLNALIAAEELGVSSANIEEMAGNTTNPEVARLLGTEGTLGEMLGLDAGWAKAAIMAGGNYGEIFAKNIGEETPIGLARGLNAQWTDGGLLYTPPFR from the coding sequence ATGAAAAAATCCGTAATTTTTGGCGCGCTGACCGTAGCTGGTCTTGCTGCCGGTGCCGCAGCAGCTGGCACAATTGACGACGTGAAAGCGCGCGGCAAGCTGAACTGTGGTGTGACAACCGGTCTGGTTGGTTTCGCTGCTCCGGACGCCAATGGCGTTTGGGATGGCTTTGACGTCGCGGTCTGCCGCGCTGTTGCAGCCGCGGTTCTGAATGATCCGACAGCTGTTGAATTCATTCCAACAACGGGCAAAACACGCTTTACCGCGCTGGCGTCTGGCGAAATCGACATGTTGGCTCGTAACACAACATGGACATTCTCACGTGATGTCGACCTTAAGTTCGATTTCATCGGCGTGAACTACTATGACGGCCAAGGCTTCATGGTACCCAAAGCACTGGGTGTTTCATCTGCCAAGGATCTGGACGGCGCAACCGTCTGCATTCAGACCGGTACAACAACAGAGCTGAACCTCGCGGATTTCTTCCGTGCGAACAACATCAGCTATGAGCCGGTGCCAATTGAAACAAACGCCGAAGGCCAGCAGCAGTACCTTGCCGGTGCCTGCGACACGTACACCACAGACGCATCCGGTCTGGCTGCGACACGTGCGACCTTTGAAAACCCAGGCGATCACGTTTTGCTGCCTGAGATCATTTCAAAAGAACCACTTGGCCCGCTTGTTCGCCATGGCGACAACGAATGGGGTGACGTTGTCCGTTGGACATTGAACGCACTGATCGCAGCGGAAGAGCTGGGTGTGTCATCGGCCAACATCGAAGAGATGGCTGGCAACACCACCAACCCCGAGGTTGCCCGTCTGTTGGGTACCGAAGGTACATTGGGTGAAATGCTGGGTCTTGACGCTGGCTGGGCCAAAGCGGCCATTATGGCTGGTGGCAACTATGGCGAAATCTTTGCCAAGAACATTGGCGAAGAAACACCAATCGGTCTGGCCCGTGGCCTGAACGCACAGTGGACAGATGGCGGGCTGCTTTATACGCCTCCGTTCCGCTAA
- a CDS encoding ATP12 family chaperone protein — MSDWKAKRFWKEAVVVPSTGGFTIELDGRLVKTPAKRPLILPTEVIADAVAAEWQAQEGVIKPQTMPVTKTANAAIDKVSVQHAEVADMLAAYGDADLMCYRAEAPEALVARQTAQWDPMLDWAEQALNVRLQTRPGVIHQPQDPVELHKLSARTHAFDAFELTAFHDLVSLSGSLILGFAATLEARDPQELWDLSRLDEIWQAEQWGHDDDAEAMAALKKAGFLHACRMFRLCQTN; from the coding sequence ATGAGCGACTGGAAAGCAAAACGATTCTGGAAAGAAGCTGTTGTCGTGCCTTCAACGGGTGGCTTTACCATCGAGCTTGATGGGCGATTGGTCAAAACGCCTGCCAAACGCCCGCTGATCTTACCAACTGAGGTGATCGCAGATGCTGTTGCTGCAGAATGGCAGGCCCAAGAGGGTGTGATCAAACCTCAGACCATGCCAGTGACCAAAACCGCCAACGCCGCGATTGACAAAGTGTCGGTGCAGCACGCTGAGGTCGCGGATATGCTGGCGGCCTACGGCGACGCTGATTTGATGTGTTACCGCGCCGAGGCCCCCGAGGCGCTGGTTGCAAGGCAGACGGCGCAATGGGATCCTATGCTGGATTGGGCGGAACAAGCGCTGAATGTTCGGTTGCAGACCCGCCCTGGTGTGATCCATCAGCCCCAGGACCCTGTTGAATTGCATAAACTCAGCGCCCGAACGCACGCGTTTGACGCCTTTGAACTGACCGCATTTCATGATCTGGTCAGTCTGTCAGGCTCACTTATTTTGGGGTTTGCTGCCACACTTGAAGCACGCGACCCACAAGAGCTGTGGGACCTATCGCGGTTAGACGAAATCTGGCAGGCTGAACAATGGGGTCACGACGACGATGCCGAAGCGATGGCAGCACTGAAAAAGGCTGGTTTCCTGCATGCCTGCCGCATGTTCCGGCTTTGTCAGACCAATTAA
- a CDS encoding HAD-IA family hydrolase produces MSAPLRLVIFDVDGTLVDSQGDIVAAMTAAFASVKVPLPPRETLLSIVGLSLNVAIPVLAPDAASDVHAKMVQAYKDAYIQLRADAGVAQSSPLYPGALAALKILGARPDTLLGVATGKSRRGLDKLIEGHALHDVFITQQVADFHPSKPHPSMILQAMTDAGVTADNTVMIGDTSFDMDMAVAAGVRGIGVSWGYHGREKLGNAHLVIDGFADLLPTLQSVWGEAR; encoded by the coding sequence GTGAGCGCCCCCTTGCGTTTAGTGATCTTTGATGTCGATGGCACGCTTGTAGACAGCCAAGGCGATATTGTCGCAGCGATGACGGCGGCTTTTGCGTCTGTGAAGGTGCCATTGCCACCGCGTGAGACGTTGTTGAGCATTGTCGGGCTGTCTTTGAATGTCGCAATACCCGTCCTTGCGCCTGACGCTGCCAGTGATGTCCATGCGAAGATGGTTCAGGCCTATAAGGACGCCTACATTCAGCTGCGCGCGGATGCCGGTGTGGCGCAGTCATCGCCGCTTTATCCGGGGGCATTGGCGGCACTCAAGATATTGGGCGCAAGGCCGGATACGTTGTTAGGTGTGGCGACGGGAAAATCGCGACGTGGTCTGGACAAGCTGATCGAAGGTCATGCGCTGCATGACGTATTTATTACTCAACAGGTTGCGGATTTTCATCCGTCAAAACCACACCCATCGATGATCCTGCAGGCGATGACGGATGCAGGCGTGACCGCTGACAACACCGTGATGATCGGCGATACCAGCTTTGACATGGATATGGCGGTGGCTGCTGGGGTCAGAGGCATTGGCGTAAGCTGGGGCTATCATGGCCGCGAAAAGCTGGGCAATGCCCACTTGGTGATTGACGGATTTGCTGATCTGCTTCCGACCCTTCAATCGGTATGGGGTGAGGCGAGATGA
- a CDS encoding RluA family pseudouridine synthase: MSRVQTLIVEDGDGDQRLDRWFKRTFPLISQGRIEKMCRKGDIRVDGGRVKASTRLEVGQQVRIPPLPDKEAPPPPKRTRVTEADAKFIRSCVIYRDDHVIALNKPPGLPVQGGSGQSDRHVDALAEALMFDLDEKPRLVHRIDKDTSGVLLMARTRSVAAALTASFRHRETRKIYWAAVAGVPHPKHGQIKYGLVKAGGHGARGEGEKMIAVHPRDVDTTEGAKRAVTDYAVLAQAGTRTCWAALIPVTGRTHQLRAHMAEIGHPIVGDGKYGGSGQDNMGDGWGAQLGGDISKKLHLHARSLTIEHPVTKAQLKLIAPMPDHMQRTWDTFQWSASDVPDDPFEEDWG; the protein is encoded by the coding sequence ATGAGCCGGGTTCAGACCCTGATTGTGGAAGATGGCGACGGCGACCAGCGGCTGGACCGCTGGTTCAAGCGCACGTTCCCGTTAATCTCGCAGGGGCGCATCGAAAAGATGTGCCGCAAGGGCGACATTCGTGTCGATGGCGGTCGCGTTAAGGCGTCGACGCGGCTGGAGGTTGGTCAACAGGTCCGCATCCCGCCGCTGCCTGATAAAGAAGCACCGCCGCCGCCCAAACGCACGCGGGTGACGGAAGCGGATGCCAAATTCATCCGATCTTGTGTGATTTACCGCGACGATCATGTGATTGCGCTGAACAAACCACCCGGCCTGCCGGTGCAGGGGGGATCTGGGCAATCGGACCGTCATGTTGATGCCTTGGCAGAGGCGTTGATGTTTGATCTGGATGAAAAACCAAGGCTGGTGCACCGGATCGATAAGGATACGTCTGGTGTTCTGTTGATGGCGCGCACCCGGTCGGTTGCGGCGGCACTGACGGCAAGTTTCCGGCACCGGGAGACGCGCAAGATATATTGGGCCGCTGTCGCAGGCGTGCCGCATCCAAAACATGGTCAGATCAAATATGGTCTGGTCAAAGCGGGCGGCCATGGCGCACGGGGCGAAGGCGAAAAGATGATCGCAGTCCATCCGCGTGACGTCGACACAACCGAAGGCGCAAAGCGCGCGGTAACGGACTACGCGGTGCTGGCGCAGGCCGGAACACGCACCTGCTGGGCGGCGCTGATCCCGGTGACGGGCCGCACCCACCAGTTGCGCGCGCACATGGCCGAGATTGGGCATCCGATTGTCGGTGATGGCAAGTATGGTGGATCCGGTCAGGACAACATGGGTGACGGATGGGGCGCACAGCTGGGCGGTGATATCTCGAAAAAGCTGCATCTGCACGCGCGCTCTCTGACAATCGAGCATCCCGTGACCAAAGCACAGCTCAAGTTGATTGCCCCAATGCCGGATCACATGCAGCGCACGTGGGATACGTTTCAGTGGTCCGCCTCTGATGTTCCTGACGATCCGTTTGAGGAGGATTGGGGGTGA
- the crcB gene encoding fluoride efflux transporter CrcB — MISTLSLVALGGAIGASLRFIFGTVALRLAGPTEFPFAILTVNVIGSFLMGFFVVAAAHRGLTHLSPFVMTGLLGGFTTFSAFSLETVTLMERGQIGAAAGYVALSVGLSIIGLMLGLWLARGVFV; from the coding sequence ATGATTTCAACCCTGTCCCTTGTTGCCCTTGGTGGTGCGATTGGCGCGTCTTTGCGTTTCATTTTCGGCACGGTCGCCCTGCGTCTGGCTGGCCCGACCGAATTCCCGTTTGCGATCCTGACTGTAAATGTCATCGGATCCTTTCTGATGGGCTTTTTTGTTGTTGCCGCTGCACATCGCGGGCTGACACACCTTAGCCCCTTTGTGATGACCGGGTTGCTGGGTGGCTTCACCACGTTCTCGGCGTTTTCGCTGGAAACAGTCACGTTGATGGAACGCGGGCAGATTGGGGCGGCGGCTGGATATGTCGCGCTCTCTGTGGGGTTGTCGATAATTGGATTGATGTTGGGCCTATGGTTGGCCCGAGGAGTATTTGTATGA
- a CDS encoding replication-associated recombination protein A, which yields MVDLFDNGAALPDSAHRPLADRLRPKALSEVIGQQKVLGPDAPLTVMLASGALSSLIFWGPPGVGKTTIARLLADETDLHFVQISAIFSGVPELRKVFEAAKIRRQNGQGTLLFVDEIHRFNKAQQDGFLPHMEDGTILLVGATTENPSFELNAAVLSRAQVLVLERLPLSDLEKLAQRAEQEVGKPLPLDGPAREALLEMADGDGRALLNLIEQVVAWKGEGKLDKTALATRLMRRAAQYDKGGDAHYNLISALHKSVRGSDPDAALYWFARMLEGGEDPRYLARRITRMAVEDIGLADPQAQAVCLQSWETFERLGSPEGELALAQAVAYLALAPKSNAAYVAYKGARKAAKETGSEPPPKHILNAPTKMMKEQGYGAGYAYDHDAEDGFSGQDYFPETMKRPVLYAPVERGFERELKKRLDYFTKLRMKRDDQT from the coding sequence ATGGTCGATTTATTCGATAACGGCGCGGCTTTGCCCGACAGCGCCCACCGGCCTTTGGCGGATCGGTTGCGTCCCAAGGCCTTGTCGGAGGTCATCGGCCAGCAAAAGGTACTGGGACCGGACGCACCCCTGACCGTCATGTTGGCCTCTGGTGCGCTAAGCTCGCTTATTTTTTGGGGCCCGCCCGGCGTTGGCAAAACCACCATCGCGCGGTTGCTGGCGGATGAGACGGACCTGCATTTTGTGCAAATATCTGCGATTTTCAGCGGTGTGCCGGAACTGCGCAAAGTATTTGAGGCCGCCAAGATACGGCGTCAAAACGGGCAGGGGACATTGCTTTTCGTTGATGAAATCCATCGCTTTAACAAAGCGCAGCAAGACGGGTTTTTGCCGCATATGGAGGATGGCACCATCCTTCTTGTCGGGGCGACCACGGAAAACCCCAGTTTTGAGCTGAACGCCGCTGTGCTGAGCCGCGCTCAGGTTTTGGTGTTGGAGCGGCTGCCGCTGTCCGATCTGGAGAAACTCGCGCAGCGGGCTGAGCAGGAGGTGGGCAAACCGCTGCCATTGGACGGTCCGGCGCGTGAGGCATTGCTTGAGATGGCGGACGGCGACGGGCGCGCGTTGTTGAACCTGATCGAACAAGTGGTGGCGTGGAAGGGCGAAGGCAAGCTGGATAAAACTGCGCTTGCGACTCGTCTGATGCGCCGGGCGGCGCAATACGACAAGGGCGGCGATGCGCATTACAATCTGATTTCCGCGCTGCACAAGTCGGTGCGAGGGTCGGACCCGGATGCGGCACTTTATTGGTTTGCGCGGATGTTGGAGGGTGGTGAGGATCCACGCTATCTGGCGCGCCGGATCACCCGGATGGCGGTGGAGGACATCGGTCTGGCCGACCCACAGGCGCAGGCGGTGTGTTTGCAATCATGGGAGACCTTTGAACGCCTAGGCAGCCCCGAGGGGGAACTGGCGCTGGCCCAAGCGGTGGCCTATCTGGCGCTCGCCCCGAAATCGAACGCCGCCTATGTTGCCTATAAAGGGGCGCGCAAGGCAGCCAAGGAAACCGGGTCAGAACCGCCGCCAAAGCATATTCTGAATGCGCCGACCAAGATGATGAAAGAACAAGGATACGGCGCGGGTTATGCCTATGACCATGATGCAGAGGATGGGTTTTCGGGGCAGGATTATTTTCCCGAAACCATGAAACGGCCGGTGCTTTATGCCCCGGTTGAACGTGGGTTTGAACGCGAGCTGAAAAAGCGGCTCGATTATTTCACCAAGCTGCGGATGAAACGCGACGACCAGACGTAA